The Bradyrhizobium betae genomic interval CGGGAAGATCAGCGCCATCAGCACGCCGGCGCAGCCCGCGAGCGCCGCCCCCAGGCCGAAGGCGATGGCGTAGATCGAGGGCACATTGACGCCCATCAGCACGGCGGCGTCGCGGTCGAGCCTGACAGCGACGATGGCACGGCCGATCCTGGAGCGGCGCAGCAGCAGGTAGAGCAGGCCGGTCAGCGCGAGCGCCGCGGCGGTCGCGATCAGGCGGTCGACCGGCACGACGACATCGAAGATGGAAGCCGACCCCAGCGACGGCGTCAGCGTCAGTTTGCGATAATCGGCCTTGAAGACATAGATCATCGCGTTGTTGAGGATCAGGTCCAGGCCGAAGGTCAGCGTCAGCGTCACCAACACGGGCGCCGTGATGACGCGGTTGAGGATCAGGCGCTGCAGCAGATAGCCGAGCACGAAGAACAGCGGCGCTGCGACGATGACGGCGTACCAGGGCGGGATATGCAGGGCGTTGTAGAGTCCGAACGCCAGATAGGCGCCGAGCACGATGAAAGAGCCGTGGATCAGGTTGATGACGTTGAGAACGCCCCAGACCAGCGAAAAGCCGATCGCGATGCAGGCGTACAGGCAGCCCAGAACGAGCGCGTTGATCAGGATCTGGGCGGCTT includes:
- a CDS encoding branched-chain amino acid ABC transporter permease; amino-acid sequence: MQAAQILINALVLGCLYACIAIGFSLVWGVLNVINLIHGSFIVLGAYLAFGLYNALHIPPWYAVIVAAPLFFVLGYLLQRLILNRVITAPVLVTLTLTFGLDLILNNAMIYVFKADYRKLTLTPSLGSASIFDVVVPVDRLIATAAALALTGLLYLLLRRSRIGRAIVAVRLDRDAAVLMGVNVPSIYAIAFGLGAALAGCAGVLMALIFPISPLTSSAYLGKAFVVCVLGGLGSVSGALAGGLLLALVEGVGSTFLGPSHATTLSFVLLIVFLVLRPQGLVGRKGFE